One Terriglobales bacterium genomic region harbors:
- a CDS encoding COX15/CtaA family protein → MTTPYNRAHHGFAVFTAFATFFLIIAGALVTSNDAGLAVPDWPTTFHSFRMPSMVGGVLYEHGHRMIAGFTILLTLGIAISTWLVDRRRWMKNLALAAFSTIIVQAILGGITVLHFLPPAVSTAHAVVGQTFFCLAVAIALFTGRHWVQEQPRIAVDRRRPSLVTLTLLSIALLYVQLILGGMFRHKGMGWQPHVIHSLLVVIVVTWTAIRVLSYYSQLEALRRPAIIVLGLLIAQLCLGFLSFLARVVWGGEVAQPTPMMIWSTVAHVSVGALLLATTVVLAIQTWRHVAVPQTEAEPLSSRTQKAVIA, encoded by the coding sequence TTGACCACGCCATATAACCGGGCGCACCACGGTTTTGCGGTGTTCACCGCCTTTGCGACTTTTTTCCTCATCATCGCTGGAGCACTTGTCACCAGCAATGACGCTGGCCTTGCCGTCCCGGACTGGCCGACCACATTCCATTCCTTTCGCATGCCCAGCATGGTCGGAGGCGTTCTCTATGAGCACGGCCACCGCATGATCGCGGGCTTCACCATCCTGCTTACCCTTGGAATAGCGATTTCCACTTGGCTCGTAGATCGCCGCCGCTGGATGAAAAATCTTGCGCTCGCCGCCTTTAGCACCATCATTGTGCAAGCTATTCTGGGTGGCATCACCGTCCTGCATTTTCTTCCGCCGGCGGTTTCCACGGCTCACGCAGTCGTAGGCCAGACGTTCTTCTGCCTAGCCGTCGCGATTGCCCTGTTTACGGGGCGACACTGGGTACAAGAGCAGCCCAGGATTGCGGTGGATCGCCGCCGCCCCAGCCTGGTTACGCTCACTCTGCTCTCCATCGCTTTGCTTTATGTCCAACTCATCTTGGGCGGTATGTTCCGCCACAAGGGGATGGGATGGCAGCCCCACGTCATCCATTCCTTGCTCGTGGTGATTGTTGTGACCTGGACGGCCATCCGTGTCCTCTCTTACTATTCCCAACTCGAAGCTCTCCGTCGGCCCGCCATAATTGTTTTGGGTCTTCTGATCGCCCAGTTGTGTCTCGGTTTTCTTTCTTTTCTGGCTAGGGTGGTCTGGGGAGGAGAAGTTGCTCAGCCAACGCCAATGATGATTTGGTCAACGGTAGCGCATGTATCAGTGGGCGCCTTATTGTTGGCTACGACTGTAGTCCTCGCGATCCAGACCTGGCGCCATGTCGCTGTGCCGCAAACCGAAGCTGAACCGCTTAGTTCTCGAACTCAAAAGGCTGTGATTGCATGA
- a CDS encoding DUF420 domain-containing protein has protein sequence MNERYAIFPLINAILNGTSAALIIAGVSLIKKGRIAAHRACMLSAFAASTLFLASYLYYHYHVGSVRFQGHGWSRPLYFTILISHTILAVVIVPMVLITLSRALRELFERHRAIARWTYPLWLYVSVTGVIIYVMLYHLFAP, from the coding sequence ATGAATGAACGCTACGCCATTTTTCCCTTGATCAATGCCATCCTGAATGGCACTTCTGCAGCTCTCATCATTGCGGGTGTCTCACTGATTAAGAAGGGCCGCATCGCGGCACACCGGGCATGCATGCTGTCGGCCTTCGCGGCCTCCACCCTGTTCCTGGCTTCTTATCTTTACTATCACTACCACGTTGGATCCGTGCGCTTTCAGGGACACGGCTGGTCACGGCCTCTCTACTTCACGATCCTGATTAGCCACACCATTCTCGCTGTGGTAATCGTTCCCATGGTGCTGATCACGCTCTCACGTGCCTTACGCGAGCTCTTTGAGCGCCACCGCGCCATCGCGCGTTGGACCTATCCTCTCTGGCTCTACGTTTCTGTGACCGGAGTCATCATCTACGTTATGCTGTATCACCTGTTTGCACCCTGA
- a CDS encoding ABC transporter permease, which yields MPAQAQSLALSPPAAAVGTFRPAFSLWWREVVRFYRQRTRVIGVIASPLLFWIVIGSGFGTSFRGASAQASQNYLDFFFPGALIMIVLFTAIFTMMSVIEDRKEGFLLSVLVAPVHRSVIVLGKVLGGTTLAALQGLIFLVFAPAVGIHFGVGTLLLVALAVFLVAFSLTALGFIIAWPMDSTQAFHAIINLFLIPLWLLSGSLFPLSGASFWIRFLMRINPLTYGTEALRGLLFPGSSSLGLSISTNLAVLAAFAMIMFVLAFLVANRRTTKPAA from the coding sequence ATGCCAGCCCAGGCCCAAAGTTTGGCCCTATCGCCTCCCGCAGCTGCCGTGGGCACGTTCCGGCCTGCGTTCAGTCTCTGGTGGCGTGAAGTGGTGCGCTTTTACCGCCAGCGCACCCGCGTGATAGGCGTGATTGCCTCGCCTCTGCTCTTTTGGATCGTGATCGGATCAGGCTTTGGCACTTCTTTTCGCGGTGCGAGCGCCCAAGCCAGCCAGAATTATCTGGATTTCTTCTTTCCCGGCGCGCTGATCATGATTGTTCTGTTCACCGCAATATTTACTATGATGTCGGTCATCGAAGACCGCAAAGAGGGCTTCCTGCTTTCCGTCCTGGTAGCTCCGGTTCATCGCTCGGTGATTGTGCTGGGAAAAGTCCTTGGAGGCACTACGCTGGCGGCTCTGCAGGGCCTGATCTTTTTGGTTTTCGCCCCTGCCGTGGGAATTCACTTCGGAGTGGGAACCCTGCTGCTGGTCGCGCTTGCCGTTTTCCTGGTCGCGTTCTCGCTTACTGCCCTCGGCTTCATCATTGCCTGGCCCATGGACTCAACCCAGGCCTTTCACGCCATCATCAATCTCTTCCTGATCCCGCTATGGCTCCTTTCTGGCTCGCTGTTCCCCCTCAGTGGAGCCTCTTTTTGGATCAGATTCCTGATGCGCATCAATCCGCTGACCTATGGCACGGAGGCGTTGCGCGGCTTGTTGTTCCCGGGAAGCTCCTCGCTTGGACTATCCATCAGCACCAACCTGGCTGTTCTTGCGGCTTTTGCCATGATCATGTTCGTCCTCGCATTTCTGGTAGCCAACCGTCGCACCACGAAACCTGCGGCATGA
- a CDS encoding HEAT repeat domain-containing protein, with the protein MSTRTRILFFMTAWAIVLMPFLFWRSTWFGRQLSDAELNRYLHDSQKPRHIQHALVQIGERIGRRDDSVAHWYPDLVWLASHPVEEIRNTDAWVMGQDASRPEFHQALLELLHDSSANVRGNAALALVRFGDDSGRSQLLEMLKPAVITAPSTGIIVDSAKPGTTVRQNGTVSKLSADAKIFELRSPLTGRVAFAASRGAQVAANGEIARIDPSTDQVWEALRALYVVGRVEDLPAIRPYERALPEMPERIREQAVASERAILQRAAK; encoded by the coding sequence ATGTCCACTCGCACTCGTATTCTCTTTTTCATGACAGCTTGGGCCATCGTGCTTATGCCGTTTCTGTTTTGGCGCAGTACCTGGTTTGGCCGCCAATTGTCAGATGCTGAGCTCAATCGCTACCTGCACGACAGCCAGAAGCCCCGCCACATTCAGCACGCGCTCGTGCAGATCGGCGAACGAATAGGACGTCGCGATGACAGCGTCGCGCACTGGTATCCGGATTTGGTTTGGCTGGCCTCACATCCAGTGGAAGAGATTCGCAACACCGATGCCTGGGTCATGGGCCAGGACGCTTCCCGCCCGGAATTCCACCAGGCTCTGCTTGAACTTCTGCACGATTCGTCCGCTAACGTCAGAGGTAACGCCGCTCTGGCTCTGGTGCGCTTCGGCGATGATTCTGGCCGATCGCAACTACTCGAGATGCTAAAGCCCGCCGTCATCACAGCACCGTCGACGGGAATCATTGTGGATAGCGCCAAGCCTGGAACCACTGTGCGTCAGAATGGCACTGTTTCCAAACTCAGCGCTGATGCCAAAATTTTCGAACTTCGCTCGCCATTGACTGGCCGTGTGGCCTTCGCCGCAAGCCGCGGCGCGCAGGTTGCAGCAAACGGTGAGATAGCCCGCATCGATCCCAGCACCGACCAGGTTTGGGAGGCGCTGCGAGCTCTTTACGTAGTCGGCCGGGTCGAGGATCTCCCCGCCATCCGCCCCTACGAACGTGCTCTGCCGGAGATGCCGGAGCGCATTCGCGAACAAGCTGTTGCTTCTGAGCGTGCTATTCTGCAGCGAGCTGCGAAGTGA
- a CDS encoding cytochrome b N-terminal domain-containing protein yields MPDETNGKNGKSTGVVDEVKEHLRSLPGEMTSKVKEQIETVKEPTKTQLYTSIFRHKHDDTPRNRALGVLSNVFLHLHPAKINRDAVRYSFTWGMGGITFYLFVVLTFTGVLLMFYYHPTKVQAFRDVLYLEHDVPFGKILRNMHRWAAHLMIIAVWLHMFRVFLTGSYKKPREFNWNVGVILLVLTLLLSFTGYLLPDDQLGFWAVTVGTNMARATPLLGHEGPFGPQLGMTPYNDVRFGLLGGSIVDANALLRSYIWHCIGIPIVASVFMIVHFWRVRKDGGISGPAPVMLASEAEKKRPGARAAGE; encoded by the coding sequence ATGCCCGACGAAACCAACGGCAAGAACGGCAAGTCCACCGGCGTTGTCGACGAGGTCAAAGAACACCTGCGCAGCCTCCCCGGCGAGATGACGTCGAAGGTCAAGGAACAGATCGAGACTGTCAAAGAACCCACCAAGACCCAGCTCTACACCTCGATCTTCCGCCATAAGCACGATGACACTCCACGCAACCGTGCCCTGGGCGTTTTATCCAATGTCTTCTTGCATCTGCATCCGGCGAAGATCAACCGTGATGCGGTACGCTACAGCTTCACCTGGGGCATGGGCGGCATTACTTTCTACCTCTTCGTCGTACTCACCTTCACTGGCGTGCTGCTGATGTTCTATTACCATCCCACGAAGGTGCAGGCATTCCGCGACGTGCTTTACCTGGAGCACGACGTTCCGTTCGGCAAGATCCTGCGCAATATGCACCGCTGGGCGGCCCACTTGATGATCATCGCCGTCTGGCTGCATATGTTCCGCGTTTTTCTGACCGGGTCGTATAAGAAGCCACGCGAGTTCAACTGGAATGTCGGCGTCATTCTACTTGTGCTGACACTGCTGCTCTCTTTCACCGGTTATCTCTTGCCGGACGATCAGCTCGGTTTCTGGGCGGTAACAGTGGGAACCAACATGGCCCGGGCTACTCCGCTGCTTGGTCATGAGGGACCGTTCGGTCCGCAGTTGGGGATGACACCTTATAACGATGTTCGCTTCGGTCTTCTGGGTGGTTCAATCGTGGACGCCAATGCGTTGCTTCGTTCCTATATTTGGCATTGCATCGGTATCCCCATCGTCGCCTCGGTATTCATGATTGTGCATTTCTGGCGGGTTCGTAAGGACGGCGGCATCTCCGGACCTGCGCCCGTGATGTTGGCGTCGGAAGCCGAGAAAAAGCGCCCCGGCGCACGTGCAGCCGGCGAATAG
- the cyoE gene encoding heme o synthase produces the protein MSSATHPLWSARNGISRARDYAELIKLRVTTLIVLTAWTGFYLGALKSGVPSFTWALFHALLGIGLVSGGTAAFNEVLEREADALMRRTATRPLPARRMSLAHATVAASTMILGGTVYLALTTNNLTALLTLGTAVFYLTVYTPLKRRSPICTFVGAFSGAMPPLLGWTANRGRVEWEGIVLFAIVFLWQFPHFFSIAWLYREDYANASIRMLPVVESDGRSTAREIIVYSLLLIPMSVAPSLLGMTGRLYLSGALLLSAALFWFGYRLAAAKLPPTSPHSKAHARFLLQATVIYLPLLFGLMMINAVAS, from the coding sequence ATGAGCAGTGCCACTCACCCACTCTGGTCTGCCCGGAACGGTATCAGCCGCGCGCGCGACTACGCAGAGTTAATCAAGCTTCGGGTAACGACGTTGATCGTACTGACCGCCTGGACGGGTTTCTATCTTGGCGCGCTTAAGTCTGGCGTCCCGTCTTTTACTTGGGCCTTATTTCACGCCTTACTGGGCATTGGGCTAGTCTCGGGTGGTACCGCTGCTTTTAACGAAGTCCTGGAGCGCGAAGCTGACGCCCTGATGCGCCGCACCGCTACTCGCCCACTGCCTGCTCGCCGCATGAGTCTGGCTCATGCCACCGTCGCTGCCTCAACCATGATCCTTGGTGGCACTGTCTATCTCGCTCTAACCACCAATAACCTGACGGCGCTACTCACACTGGGAACGGCAGTTTTCTATTTGACCGTTTACACTCCGCTCAAGCGCAGATCCCCCATCTGCACCTTCGTAGGCGCTTTTTCCGGCGCCATGCCGCCACTACTCGGATGGACTGCCAATCGTGGCCGGGTGGAATGGGAAGGCATCGTGCTGTTCGCCATTGTCTTTCTCTGGCAGTTTCCACACTTCTTCTCTATCGCCTGGCTCTATCGTGAGGACTACGCCAACGCCAGCATTCGCATGCTGCCGGTGGTTGAGAGTGACGGGCGCTCCACAGCCCGGGAAATTATCGTGTACTCCCTCCTCCTCATTCCTATGAGTGTGGCTCCGAGCCTGCTTGGCATGACCGGAAGGCTCTACCTCTCGGGTGCACTGCTGTTGAGTGCTGCTCTCTTCTGGTTTGGATACCGACTTGCTGCCGCCAAACTACCCCCCACCTCTCCACACTCGAAAGCACATGCCCGTTTTCTACTGCAGGCAACTGTTATTTACCTCCCGCTGTTGTTCGGCCTGATGATGATTAACGCTGTGGCATCGTAG
- a CDS encoding carboxypeptidase regulatory-like domain-containing protein, translated as MNKTKWAFLCFVLLSLLLWGACSKKESEAEKPAAESKPAAAATPIDPNTVASVSGTVKFDGTAPKPQKIDMSQDPACGSGPNMTETVVVDNGDLANAFVYVKDGLGDRTFETPKDAVTIDQQGCRYHPHVLGVMTGQEVKVVNSDNTTHNIHPTPKDNREWNESQAPKAAPLEKSFAREEVMLPVKCNQHPWMKMYINVVKNPFYAVTDKNGKYTLTGLPPGTYTIAVVHEKGWTQEQKVTLAPKDSKTVDFTVKGS; from the coding sequence ATGAACAAAACAAAATGGGCTTTCCTTTGTTTCGTCTTGCTCAGCCTGCTTCTGTGGGGCGCGTGTAGTAAGAAAGAAAGCGAAGCGGAAAAACCTGCTGCAGAATCAAAGCCGGCCGCGGCTGCCACTCCGATCGATCCCAACACTGTGGCATCCGTCTCCGGAACAGTAAAATTTGACGGCACTGCGCCCAAGCCGCAGAAGATCGATATGAGCCAGGATCCGGCATGCGGCAGCGGGCCCAACATGACCGAGACCGTCGTGGTCGACAATGGCGACCTGGCAAATGCTTTCGTCTATGTGAAAGATGGCCTAGGCGACCGCACCTTCGAAACCCCCAAAGATGCGGTGACCATCGACCAGCAAGGCTGCCGCTACCACCCCCATGTTTTGGGCGTTATGACTGGCCAGGAAGTAAAAGTCGTGAACAGCGACAACACCACCCATAACATTCATCCCACTCCCAAGGACAATCGCGAGTGGAACGAATCGCAGGCGCCAAAGGCGGCTCCGCTGGAAAAATCCTTTGCCCGCGAAGAGGTAATGCTGCCGGTCAAATGCAACCAGCATCCCTGGATGAAGATGTACATCAACGTGGTAAAGAACCCCTTCTATGCTGTCACGGACAAAAATGGCAAGTACACCCTGACCGGCTTGCCTCCGGGCACGTACACCATCGCCGTCGTACATGAGAAAGGGTGGACCCAGGAACAGAAGGTGACGCTCGCTCCAAAAGACTCGAAAACAGTTGACTTCACGGTGAAGGGGTCATAA
- a CDS encoding ATP-binding cassette domain-containing protein — MPTDTIQVPGANPRQVPETSSDAVVCVDNLQHSYGERKALDGVSFNVQRAEMFGLLGPNGSGKTTLFRILSTLMLPTRGRAIIMGCDAANDPEGLRRRIGVVFQAPSIDVKLTANENLWHVGHLYGLKGSVLRARIHEMLSRVGLSDRANDKAEAFSGGMQRRLELAKGLMHHPSVLLLDEPTTGLDPGARRDLWQYLCTLRDQENVTIIVTTHLMEEAEHCDRLAILSEGKLVALGTPAALKHEIGGDVILLEAVNPDSLAHQIRARFGLATSVLDGKVRLEREQGHRFVTDVVEAFPGEIQSVSVSKPTLEDVFIHRTGHRFWTDQEQS; from the coding sequence GTGCCCACTGACACGATTCAAGTTCCCGGGGCCAACCCCAGGCAGGTTCCTGAGACTTCCAGCGACGCCGTTGTGTGCGTCGATAACCTGCAGCATTCCTACGGTGAACGTAAAGCACTAGATGGTGTCTCGTTCAATGTTCAGCGGGCAGAAATGTTTGGATTGCTGGGACCCAACGGAAGCGGCAAAACCACGCTGTTCCGTATTCTCTCCACGTTAATGCTACCGACGCGCGGACGCGCCATCATCATGGGTTGCGATGCGGCCAACGATCCTGAGGGGCTCCGTCGCCGCATCGGTGTTGTTTTCCAGGCGCCTAGCATTGACGTGAAGCTCACTGCCAACGAGAACCTGTGGCACGTGGGCCACTTATACGGCCTGAAAGGCTCTGTTCTGAGAGCGCGAATCCACGAAATGCTCTCCCGCGTAGGATTGTCAGATCGCGCTAACGATAAGGCAGAAGCCTTCTCTGGCGGCATGCAGCGCCGTCTGGAACTGGCTAAGGGTCTGATGCACCATCCATCGGTGCTCCTGCTTGACGAACCTACTACCGGACTTGACCCAGGAGCTCGTCGTGATCTCTGGCAGTATCTGTGCACGCTGCGTGATCAAGAAAATGTCACTATCATCGTAACCACGCACCTGATGGAGGAAGCCGAGCATTGCGATCGCCTCGCTATCCTGAGCGAAGGCAAGTTGGTTGCCCTCGGCACTCCCGCAGCACTGAAACATGAAATTGGCGGCGACGTCATTCTGCTGGAGGCTGTCAACCCGGACTCCCTCGCCCATCAGATACGCGCCCGCTTCGGTCTTGCAACATCGGTCCTCGACGGCAAAGTGCGGCTGGAGCGCGAGCAAGGCCACCGCTTCGTTACCGATGTCGTAGAAGCCTTCCCTGGCGAGATTCAGTCGGTCTCGGTTAGCAAACCGACTCTGGAAGATGTCTTCATCCATCGCACCGGACACCGATTCTGGACCGACCAGGAACAAAGCTGA
- a CDS encoding cytochrome c, whose amino-acid sequence MPEQPIPEQDPITSKSYAVHYVVATVVLIGSLFWALWDEAYGQRPWKRYQTEFKSRYERFLRQARTQSADELKGIESDSQYHALDVSYTDAQKKSDAEIKGINDQLRDLSARILAVQSVFTDKRAYVGAETYALETATGQSSKESIRKDLEKYKAGPFTVEYPDGTRKKFNYDDLEKEYNGLKDQRTQLGARLAELLKPLTEAKDKRDAYLNDHLVDLTPEQIRGLQHKIEDWDPKIVQINVAEANIVDRCESCHMGIREPLRLTASSMSLPGKKPDEYARALVSHPEKRLLTIHDPDKFGCSPCHQGNGRATTSVEKAHGDYEHWLWPLFQPANVEAGCQTCHAADMWLRVGDVGGTISEGKFLFRQRGCNGCHRYEGYDTEPEDLLSIQQQIKQMEQQQRDNLKQAAYLNKQADDPKLTNEQANKLNEDAVGLKVANSKIAGQIEQLDLKSSSLLKDMKKIGPDLKEIRAKLNRNWIPVWLHKPTDFRPTTKMPNFRLTDAQIKAISAYLWQSALTDPIPHGKLGNAARGKELFETRGCLACHSIGEGSHQIGAEFAANLSRVGEKDNYDYLVRWISNPRQRLRPYCPYEKKDIGPDDYAKHGVPYIVDFDHTTCPNDGHELQIEQMTVMPNLRLAPDEVADIATYLSQQKKQEPGAYADASFMDDPKLKEEGRKWIRHYGCAGCHEIAGFEDEGRIGTELTAEGSKPIERLDFALFTEPAMRGGKDPITAKKIGPWYDHKGFFEHKLAKPEIYDQGKVKSETEALRMPDPHLTEEQIQDLTTFLLGSQETSLPASYQYRPQDSRRDIQEGWWIVRKYNCMGCHQFVPGQKTALESLPVYADAKEKLPPKLLTEGARVSPDWLMRFLSNPSLSVTDIHRNGVRPYLQVRMPTFYFSENEVRKLVRFFQALSQQPLPYIPQREELLTASETEMARSLFASQAAPCLKCHATGDPAHDAHATAPNFLLAKERLKPGWTERWIVDPQSISPGTAMPSNLFRKQGERWVFSGPTPPSFNGYTQDHTKLLVRYIFQLTPEEQHRVSARMPASPKSAKGNPPAASPRATTRYAPGSTSAGGSR is encoded by the coding sequence GTGCCTGAGCAACCTATTCCTGAACAAGATCCGATTACCAGCAAGTCTTACGCGGTGCACTATGTGGTAGCTACCGTGGTGCTGATCGGAAGTCTGTTCTGGGCGCTGTGGGATGAAGCCTACGGCCAGCGCCCCTGGAAGCGTTACCAGACAGAGTTCAAGTCCCGTTACGAGCGTTTTCTCCGACAGGCACGTACCCAGTCGGCAGACGAATTGAAAGGCATCGAGAGCGACAGCCAGTACCATGCACTGGATGTCTCCTACACCGATGCGCAAAAGAAATCCGACGCCGAAATCAAGGGGATCAACGATCAGCTTCGCGATCTCTCTGCCAGGATCCTAGCCGTCCAGAGCGTATTCACCGACAAGCGGGCTTATGTCGGTGCGGAAACCTATGCTCTCGAGACGGCGACCGGCCAGAGTTCGAAAGAAAGCATTCGTAAGGATCTGGAGAAGTACAAGGCCGGCCCTTTCACGGTGGAATACCCGGACGGCACTCGCAAGAAGTTCAACTACGACGACCTCGAAAAGGAATACAACGGCCTGAAGGATCAGCGCACCCAACTGGGAGCCCGCCTTGCAGAGCTACTGAAGCCCCTCACCGAAGCCAAGGACAAACGCGACGCATATCTGAACGATCACCTTGTCGACCTGACTCCGGAACAAATCCGTGGGCTGCAGCACAAAATAGAGGATTGGGATCCAAAAATCGTTCAGATCAATGTGGCCGAGGCCAATATTGTCGATCGCTGCGAATCCTGCCACATGGGAATCCGCGAACCATTGCGCCTGACTGCTTCATCGATGAGCCTGCCCGGCAAAAAGCCTGATGAGTACGCTCGAGCCTTGGTAAGCCATCCCGAGAAGCGACTGCTCACTATCCACGATCCGGATAAGTTCGGGTGTTCTCCGTGTCACCAGGGCAACGGACGCGCCACCACGAGCGTGGAGAAAGCGCACGGGGACTACGAACACTGGCTATGGCCGCTGTTCCAGCCCGCCAACGTCGAAGCTGGCTGCCAGACCTGCCACGCTGCGGATATGTGGCTCCGCGTAGGCGATGTAGGCGGCACCATCAGCGAAGGCAAGTTCCTTTTTCGCCAGCGCGGATGCAACGGCTGCCATCGCTATGAAGGTTACGACACGGAACCGGAGGATCTGCTCTCCATCCAGCAACAGATCAAACAAATGGAGCAGCAGCAGCGCGACAATCTCAAACAAGCTGCCTATCTGAACAAGCAAGCTGACGATCCCAAATTAACCAACGAACAGGCCAACAAGCTCAACGAAGACGCGGTCGGCTTGAAAGTCGCCAACAGCAAGATCGCTGGCCAGATCGAGCAGCTTGATCTGAAGTCCTCCAGCCTGCTGAAGGACATGAAGAAGATCGGGCCCGACCTGAAGGAAATCCGTGCCAAGCTGAACCGCAATTGGATTCCTGTCTGGCTGCACAAGCCCACAGATTTTCGGCCGACCACGAAGATGCCGAACTTCCGACTCACAGACGCGCAGATCAAAGCCATCAGCGCCTATCTCTGGCAATCGGCGCTCACTGATCCCATCCCGCACGGCAAGCTGGGCAACGCCGCTCGCGGCAAGGAACTTTTTGAGACTCGCGGATGTCTTGCGTGCCACTCGATCGGCGAAGGCTCGCATCAGATCGGCGCGGAGTTTGCCGCCAATCTGTCCCGCGTCGGAGAGAAAGACAACTATGACTATCTGGTGCGTTGGATCAGCAATCCACGCCAGCGCCTCCGTCCTTATTGTCCATATGAGAAGAAGGACATTGGCCCAGACGACTACGCCAAGCACGGCGTGCCTTACATTGTCGACTTCGATCACACCACCTGCCCCAACGATGGACACGAGCTGCAAATTGAACAGATGACGGTGATGCCCAACCTGCGGCTCGCTCCGGATGAAGTTGCTGACATCGCAACGTATCTTAGCCAGCAGAAAAAGCAGGAGCCGGGTGCATACGCTGACGCTTCCTTTATGGACGATCCAAAGCTGAAGGAAGAAGGCAGGAAGTGGATCCGCCACTATGGCTGTGCTGGCTGCCACGAGATTGCCGGTTTTGAGGACGAAGGCCGCATCGGTACCGAACTCACCGCCGAGGGCAGCAAGCCGATCGAGCGCCTTGATTTCGCGCTGTTCACTGAGCCCGCGATGCGAGGTGGCAAGGACCCTATCACCGCGAAAAAGATCGGACCCTGGTACGACCACAAGGGCTTCTTTGAACACAAGCTGGCAAAGCCGGAGATCTACGATCAGGGCAAGGTCAAGTCCGAAACCGAGGCCCTGCGCATGCCAGATCCCCATCTCACGGAGGAACAAATTCAGGACCTGACCACCTTCCTCCTAGGCAGCCAGGAGACCTCACTACCCGCGAGCTACCAGTACCGCCCTCAGGACTCCCGCCGCGACATCCAGGAAGGTTGGTGGATCGTCCGCAAATATAACTGCATGGGATGCCATCAGTTCGTACCGGGCCAGAAGACGGCCTTGGAAAGCCTCCCAGTTTACGCCGATGCCAAGGAGAAACTGCCCCCCAAGCTTCTTACCGAGGGCGCGCGCGTGAGCCCGGATTGGCTGATGCGCTTCCTGTCGAATCCGTCTCTCAGCGTCACCGACATCCATCGCAATGGCGTCCGTCCCTATCTCCAGGTTCGCATGCCTACCTTCTATTTTTCGGAAAACGAGGTGCGCAAACTTGTTCGTTTCTTCCAGGCCTTGTCGCAGCAGCCGCTCCCCTACATTCCCCAGCGTGAAGAGTTGCTGACTGCCAGCGAAACCGAGATGGCGCGCAGTCTCTTCGCGAGCCAGGCGGCTCCCTGTCTGAAGTGTCATGCCACAGGCGATCCTGCGCACGACGCGCATGCTACCGCGCCAAATTTCCTTCTGGCTAAAGAACGTCTCAAGCCGGGTTGGACCGAGCGCTGGATCGTCGATCCTCAAAGCATCAGTCCTGGCACGGCCATGCCTTCCAATCTGTTTCGCAAGCAGGGCGAGCGATGGGTCTTCTCCGGACCTACTCCGCCCTCATTCAACGGATACACCCAGGATCACACCAAGCTTCTGGTCCGCTATATCTTCCAGCTCACGCCTGAGGAACAGCATCGCGTGAGCGCCCGCATGCCGGCTTCTCCAAAGTCGGCCAAAGGCAATCCGCCCGCAGCTTCGCCGCGGGCAACCACTCGCTACGCGCCCGGTTCCACCTCAGCAGGAGGTTCGCGATAA